A window of Phragmites australis chromosome 2, lpPhrAust1.1, whole genome shotgun sequence genomic DNA:
GGGTAGTGTGTAGATCGTGATCAAGAAAACGCTGCAAAATCAGCAGCACAAAACAGCCGAGTCTGAAGTTCAGAGTACTGTAGCTCGTATTGCCGGCAATAGGCAGACTTTCCGAGGGAGCTGTGAGAGGTGAGCTGAGTGATTCGtgaaatcctgcatacaaaaATCGATTGATGCCCAACATAGAAGTGAATGCGTCCGAGATCGACGCCGGTTTGTTTCGCGGATCTGAGAAAGCTGCAGCTCCCTGGTTGACCAGGACTTTGTGCCGTTCTGGATACCGATTGTTGGCGATGCAGCTCCCGTGCCACTGTGTCAGAAATGAGTGCTCGACTTCTCGACCTGTTGCAGCTTATGTGATTTCTGGAATCCTATCTCTATCGTTGTCGCTGGCCCATCAATATTGCATTTCAGTTTCAGCTCACTTCAGAACTCTCTGCCAGCAGCCGTGTAGGCTACTTATGATTATTTTATCAACTTTACAGATCTAGGGCCAGTACAGCTCTAgctttaagaatttttagagctcaTTATCCTTAgttctagaaattttttatgCTGAGCTATgatggttttttattttaaattaaaaatagatatttaaatcattttattttatcctataaactcTAAATACTAGATGAATCTCggtgctgaaattgtacaatcATCATATTTTTAGTTGAAGTAGTGATGTTAAAATTAGTTATCAACCTACACTTCTAAGTCCGTGCGGATGTCTAGCAGTATtactaaggccctgtttgtttcggattataaaagttggattgtgatcaaaatttaaaagctaaaacaaacagctggattgtaaaaactgGATTCTGATCACAATTCAAAAGccgaaacaaacagctggttggaAAAACTatattgttacaatccaacacacagattataacaatccaaCAATCTGCTTTCCAtcagattctaacaatccacaatccaactttttacaatccataatttataagctgcttttcaccgtctacagctgaaacaaacagacctaaATCCGTGCAAGCCGCGAGCAAAGCAAGACCTTGTTCCCCTCCTCCcccactccactccactcccAGCTCGCTCTCTCATTAATGGCGGCCACTGCATGGTTGGCGCCATCCATATCCATTAATGCCTCCACGGCTCCACCCACCTCCGGGGCGCCCCCGCCCCATTTACTTAACCAATCCGATCGAGCGCTTGCTTCCAATCCAGGGTCGGGCCGTTGCATCCATCCATCCGCCACCCACCCCCACCTTGCCACTCCTCGCCCCAATGCCGGCTGCCGGCCAGCTCCGCCCCCAGGATCCTTGAGCTGGAGGTGGGTGGAGACGTAAAGGCGGCCGCTTGCTTTGCTTGCCTCCATCTGCTTACTTATCCCTGTGTCATGGCGCGGCTCTTGGATTGTGCTCGATTTGTGTTTGGCGTTCTGTGGTTGTAGGTGGTGGTGGATGATCAGTTCTTGGAATTTTCTGAGGGGAAGATCGGGGGTGTTGTGTTAGGTTCGTGGTTGGTGAGCGGCGTTTGAAGCGATTTCGCGCGTGGCGGGGTCGTTGGGTGATGCAAGAATTGCACTCTGGGCGGGTGGGAATACCTCGCGCTGAAGATGTTCGATTAATTGGCACAGAAGAGCACACACCTTTGAGCTGAGCCATTCTTGGTGTACTGGTTTCTGAATCCTGATCTGTTGCCAGAGCGATGGTTGGGAGCGTGCACATTAATGGATCGGTGCACGGTGCCAATGGCACGGAGGAGCGGCTGGACGAGCTGCGCCGGCTGCTCGGCAAGTCCGACGGTGACTTGCTCAAGATCGTCAGCATTGGTGCCGGCGCGTGGGGCAGTGTCTTTGCTGCTCTCCTGCAGGACGCCTATGGCCatttccgggagaaggtgcaaATAAGGATTTGGCGCCGTCCAGGACGCACGGTGGACCGGTCCACTGCAGAGCATCTGTTCGAAGTGATCAACTCGAGGGAGGACGTGCTGAGGCGCCTGATCCGCCGGTGTGCCTACCTGAAGTATGTCGAGGCACGGCTTGGAGACCGGACATTATATGCAGATGAGATATTGAAGGATGGGTTCTGTTTGAACATGATCGAAACACCACTATGCCCTTTGAAGGTCGTCACCAACCTTCAGGAAGCTGTCTGGGACGCTGACATTGTGGTGAATGGGTTGCCATCCACCGAGGCAAGGGAGGTTTTCGAGGAGATAAGCAAGTACTGGATGGAGAGGATCAGTGTTCCGGTTATAATTTCCCTTGCAAAGGGGATAGAAGCCTCATTGGATCCGATTCCTCGTATCATTACGCCTACGCAAATGATTAGTTCTGCAAGTAAGAATCTCTCCTGTCTCTATCTTGTCCCTGCACATTCTAAACTGAAAGATCCAATCATTTAGTTTCCTGAAGAAGGAGGAATGGTGTTGGTTGCAGAAAAAAGATTCTTGACTTATGACATGCATGATAAGCTGTTACCATAACTTGCATAATTGTGTCATTAGCTGCTTAGTACATTTAGTTTGTGGCTATGCACTCACCAACATTTCATTTCACTCAATCACATCAAGTAGTCTGTTCCATTTGAAGACTGCAATGATTTCTGATTGATGTGTTTACTTATCTATTTCCTTTCTTTATCTAGCATTGTGATCATGTGATGTGTTTTACATACATGAAAAGTCAAACACACCAAGCTTGTAAATTTATGGCATGATGATGACATGGTGCATATCTTCAATGCCCTGCTAGAAAGAATTGTTTTGATCTTGACATGCATCTAGTTGAAACATATAATCAGCTTTTGTGGCTGTGCTTAATGCTTGACCTATGTATTTAAACTACAGTATGAGCTGATAattgttagaaataaaatgcAGCTGGAGTTCCAACTGAGAATATACTCTATCTTGGTGGACCAAACATCGCCTCAGAAATTTATAACAAAGAATATGCAAACGCTCGAATCTGTGGATCCAACAGATGGAGGAAACCTCTTGCTAAGTTTTTGAGGCAGCCACATTTCATTGTCTGGGACAACAGTGATCTTGTCACCCATGAGGTGATGGGCGGCCTAAAGAATGTCTATGCTATTGGCGCCGGTAACACTATCTTCTATTTGTATGTTCATTTGAAGTATTATATACTAGTTAATTTGCCTTACTGTCAACACTAATGGAGTTGGCATTCTACCCCTTAATGTTGGCTCATCATTTTCTATGATGTTTGaagaaatattgcaaacatTGATGCGGTCTATGCTCAAATTTTACTCTATCTGTTTAGTACTCACCAATCACCATGACCTCTTGTCTTAGCAGTGTAGATGGGCTATACCGAAATAAGAATGGATCCTCAAAATTTAATGAAAAAAACAATCTTATTGAGAAAACCTGGAATATAGACGCTTCTTACCTTTTGATGTTCTTCATTCTTTGTCTCTGCTAGGAATAgtaacttgtattcaatagtagtaGCCTCtgggggcaatatatagagtacatgaggagTATATGATAAGAATTCTAGTAACTTAACCTACATGTAATGGATAAagactctatattcctaacacctCCCCTCAAATGCAAGGTATATGCAATAACGTTGCATTTGAAAGAGGTGacactaagtaataaacttaAACTAATACATCAAAAAATTGTCTCTTCAAAGCTGTCGTAGAGTGGAGTCTTGTAATCCTGTCGAATTAAGCCAAAGAAGTGCTAGCGAAACACGAGAGTAGagtcatgatgatgacaacaaatggATGTCCTGGGTCGAGAATCGCTACAAAACGATGATGAGTAGTAAGACAACAGAAGAAGTTGTTACTAGAGCCACGGAAAGACCAAGATGACACAATAACGCTCTAGATCAAGAATTGTGAACAAAACAAtgacgagtagcaagacaacagACGTAAGTTGTCACTAATGCTATGGAAAGATCTAGATGGCTAAGTTGCATCAATAACGATTGGAAATGATTAGCTAAACAAAGACGGATATTTAGCTGACCACAAAAAAAATCGACAGACTGATCGACGAAGAAATATGTGAATTCACACGGTATAGACAACTCAAAGAGAGACTGATACCTGGATGGACGCAATAGAAGACAACGACTAATACGAGACTAAGATACTAGCACATCACCCAATGACTAGGACTAAAGCAAAGCCATCAAGAGAGAGCACTACCCCATCGTCCACATATGACAAAAGAGCATACACGATAGGCTGATGCAAATGTAGATGGCTAGCATGGACAACTAAAAACGAGATGCGGAAGAGGACCTAAGAACTGGGCCAAAGTGAACATCAACAGAGCAACACCGCACCACAACCACTAGTAAGCACAAGCCTGAGCACTAGAAGCCCATCCAAAGCCAGCAGCGTAGCAGCCCAACAAAAGACCAAAAGAAACAACACAAGTCACTAGCAAGACATGTGCAAGCCCAAAACATCTTTGATAAGACTCTTCCAGGTGGAGCTTCGTGTTGGGGATGCCCTTGTCGATGGGGAAGCAACGGCTGCTCCCGGGGCATACGGGAGTGCTCTCCTGGATGTGGATCTCGAGGAGTGCGTGGTGGATACGGCAACGGTGGTAGGAGATGGGCTTGTGTCGGTGGAGGCAGCCAACACAAGTCGGAGAGCattcaacgagcggaggggctcAGAGCCCCTGGCGGGAGGGCGGGCTGGGCGCTGGAGGTGCGGCGCCCCTGATGGTGCGGGAAGCCAGCGAGCCGGAGTAGCGGCAGCGTGGTGGGCTAAGATCAGGATGAATCAGCAAGAGAGAAACCGACGGGGGGAGGGAGCCGGCTgactagagagagaaagcaacCGACGGCGGGATATATTGGATTTGGAAGAGTTGCGACGTCCAAAAAACTTGGCTTTGCTATCATGTtaagaatagcaacttgtattcaatagtagcctCTAGAGATAATATATAGAGTATACGATAAGGACTCTAATAACCTAACATGTACGTAATGGATAATGACTCTATATTCCAAACAGTCTCGATTTGTCACAAATGGCAATGGACACAAAAAGGATAGTAAATGCTACTTCGGTTTACTACATTATGTGAGATCTTgtatcattattattattttttctctgTTTCAGGAATGGTGGCAGCTTTGACAAATGAGAGTGCAACGAGCAAATCTGTATATTTTGCTCATTGCACGTCGGAGATGATATTCATTACTCATTTACTGACAGAACAACCTGAGAAACTTGCTGGTCCTCTGCTGGCTGACACTTATGTAACTCTCCTAAAAGGCCGTAATGCATGGTACGGGCAAATGCTTGCCAAGGGAGAACTCAGTCCTGACATGGGTGATAGTATCAAGGGAAAGGGGATGATTCAGGTAATCTCCTAACAATGttgttttattttcatttttacaTATTGTGTTTCACTATCGTGTTTTGCATATGCCATGCACTGACCAAGTGACCATGATCGTTTGAACATTCCACTGGACAGGGTATCTCTGCCGTTGGTGCATTTTTTGAGCTACTTAGTCAACCCAGCTTAAGTGTGCAGCACcctgaagaaaacaaacaagttGCTCCTGCTGAACTTTGCCCGATTCTGAAGAGGCTTTATAGAATACTGATAAAAAGGTTTGTGCTCTTTATCACCATTGCTCTCTGCATAAATGGGCAATTTACAGTGTGCTTGAGGAGTGCAGTCCAAGAGAAAATTTACCCCTGGCCTTCCAACTGCTTCAGATTACTGTTCTGTTATATTCTTAACGACTTACCGAAATCTGCAGGGAGCTCCCAGTAAGAGACATTCTCCAAGCCTTGAGAGATGAAACTATGAACGATCCTCGCGAAAGGATTGAGATGGCACAAAGCCATGCTTTCTACCGCCCGTCTCTCCTTGGAAAACCATGATATTTTAGGCATGCATACGAGTAGAATATAGACGAAGGCTGGATGAGATTGAATTCGCCATGCTACCACCGATCATTCTTGATCAAGCTTGGAGCAGGTATCTCTGCATTGATGCTGGCCTGTGTCTTCGTTGATAAAGTTGTGGAATTCTTTACGCTTCTTTCATTGCCATGTTGTACAAGAGATTACTGAATAAATGTTATAAGCGCCTATTATATGACCACCCAGTTGAGAGTACTTGTTGAAGTTCCGTTATATATAAGAGTATAAAGAGCGAATACAAATAATCAATACTATGTCCACTAAAAAATGCACACGGAACAACCAGCATTATCATATCTGTAAACGATGTTACACATCCAATAACATAGATTTGATACAGGTCTTGTCATTGCATTAGGCTTTATGAGTTCTGTAATTCTTTGTGCTTCATGCATTGCCCATGTTGTACAAGAGAGAGATTACTGGGTCAATAAACGTTATACCACCCAGATGAAAATGCTTAAGAAGTTTATGAATGCAAAACCTTCTTCTGGAAATTACAGGGATGTGCGTGAAGCACCAATAAATATCTATAGATTCAtactaatataatttaattaaataactaattattttaattaaattatactaACGTGAATCCACGGATCGCTTCACGTCAATCCCTATAAATTACATGGACAAAAAGCCCATAAAAACAAAGCCAGCTTGCTGGACCCAAAATCTGCCACTTCGGGCTTTCGGTCTGGATTCCGGCCCAATGCGGCCCAAACTGAGCAGTAGATATTTCCTCTCGAAGTCTCGTCTACTCCCGTCTTCTAGAATCCTCTACAATCTCCAGCCACCACCACTCCCAATCGGCCACTTTCCACACCCCACACCTCCACCGCACCGGAAGGCGAACGATGGCGGCGACCCTTCCCCCTCCCGCGGCGTCGACGGCAGCGCTGGAGCAGCTGAGCAGCACCAAGATGTTCGGCGGCTGCAACCTCCGCTTCCGGCACCAGAGCGCCACCCTCGGCTGCCCCATGACCTTCTCTGTCTACCTCCCTCCGTCCCCGGCGTCCAACCTCCCCGTGCGTGCTCCGCCCTTTGCTCTCCCTCCGCTTCTCTCGGGATCCACCGTCGGAACCTCGGAATCTGATGGCTGGTGTCGTATTGCTACCGTGTGATTTGATTTGCAGGTGCTGTACTGGCTGTCGGGCCTCACCTGCACCGACGAGAACTTCATCATCAAGGCCGGCGCCCAGCGTGCCGCCTCCGCTCACGGCGTCGCCCTCGTCGCCCCTGACACCTCCCCGCGTATGTCGAAATTAAACCCCTGCTCTGCCCGCGTTCTATTCCTAGTCCTAGGGTTTATGCTTGCCCGTCTCGGTATGTCCTAGGGTCGCAAACCAGGATTATTACGATTTTTTTGGGCGAATTTTTGGTGGTTGCACGTCGAGAATTGTGATATCTGCCGTCAAGGATATCTTAATGTGCATGTTTTGTAATTGTGACGGTTAATGTTTGCATGCTTGGTATGGCTAATTGCCATGTGATCAGTCAGGGAAGCTGTGATGAACAAGGAGACGCTGCGAGTGAATTTGAACTGTGCAGCCCGACTTTTCATGTAAATGTCCAGTGGACGCTGCGTTTAGTCAGGCTCGAGTTAGACATGTTATTTACTTTCCTTTGATAGTTACGATTTTCAACTGGTTCCTACCCTAAGTCAGGACCAGAATTGTACTTTAAAGGTATTAGTAAGAACATATTTAACGCAATGAACCTAATGGCCGTCGAATGCCGTTCAACGTTGTCAGGAAGGCAATCACTTTTCTGCTCAAGTTTTGATGTCAGCATCGAGTAAAAGTGTCCCAGCTCCCCTAAATGGCGGACTAACCTGACATGTTTTCTTATTGGGAATATGTCAAGTAAGGTTCTAAACTGCAATAAGCGGCATTTGTTTGGCACTGACCTATTAGCGATCATGTGGCCTAACTGGTCCAATTGTGTGGCTTAAACGGCAATTATAGGGTAACAATTAGGGCAACTGATTCATGCGGCCTTCGTATAGCTGCCTATTAATCTTAGTATCATTGTTTACCCTATTTATCAGGACTTGGATTTCTAAAAACTGAATTGATAAATATGATGCTTCTGGTTTGGGGAGCTTACAAGGAACAAGGGTGTCTACTTTAATTGTCGACAGTTTATTGGCTTTTGTGATCACACCATTGTAGACCCTTTTCCTGGGCTTAATATGGGCCAGACAGAATCTTATTAGCAAAAGAGGCGAAGACAAGTTCTTCCTCGAGTCCTAGCCGCTAGGGCATCTACCaagtgcattttttttttgtctctctcCAGCCTAAACGTGGTGCATAATTAACTGGCATCCTGTTGATCACCACAGTATTGGTTCCTTTTCCTGCAAATTATTTTGAGAATGCTCAATGTGATCTCACCTCAATTAATCCTTTCCACCCTTTTACTGTTGAGAACACACTTTCTACTTTGTATGATTACTTTGTCGCTTCAAAGGAGTTTTATTTTCTCATTGCTCTTTTCCTTTGGTTCTTGTAGGTGGGTTAAATATAGAAGGAGAGGCAGACAGCTATGATTTTGGTGTTGGTAAGGATTGCAACCCATATTTTATATCTGTAGTGATTTAGTTTGTTGTTGATGTGTAAAGTTGTGGCATGATGTTCAAACATGCCGGCAATATgatggcagagcaaagtgaacAGTAAGGGTTAACTGCTGTCTACCTAAACACTGGACAATTATTGGGTAGCTAGTTTGGCTGCTGACCAAAGTAAAATCATGTCATGCGCAGCTAACTGCTGTCTTAGGGGTTAGACCACCTATTAGGGTTGGTTCTGATGGCATCTAGCTTTTGACTACTGTATGCACTGCACACAAGTGTTACAATATTGGCAGTTTATACATGAATCATGGGGACGCATGATCTCTCACCCAATCATTTGGATTTTAGTACAAAGACATCCTCGTGCTCAAATATTACAGTCCTTACTCCTCCCATTATTTGAGCATACACACAGATATGCTACATCAACATATGAATATATCCACACACAAAAGACAATGAGGTAATGGCCAACAGTTATCCACTTAACTAGCCCTTATTGACATAGTTTGATCATAGACCAACTCACTAGGTTGGTTCATTTAAATGACGAGACTGCAGAGGAAGACACATCCCCTTTTTTTCATTATAAGTGGATGTAATCCTCGAACTCCGATGAATTGGATATTGGGATGAGTTGTTTATGTTCTCAAACTAGTAGACCCGTGAAGTTTGGTTATTTTCATATTCTCTCCAGTCACAAATATGTGTCGTTTTGGATATCCGCGCGGTTCACAAAAAACTTTTACTACCACtctttgttgtaatatattgataaaacatagcaaaaatatatcattatgaaaatacttttcgagacaaatctacctatatcatttttaaatatccaaactcaacatataaaaaataattgtagCCAAAGTTTGAAATGGTTTATTGCATGCAATCTAAAACGACACTTAATTGTGATTGGAGGGAGAAGTTTCATTTACTGAATGCTCAGTCGCTCTCTGCTATCACACTCACACATGGATACATTTTTGCACCATTTGATCTGATGAAAACCAAAAAAGGAGGTTGAAAAGAAGGAGATAATTGCCGGCCATGTGTAGCTCGACACGACAGCTGATGTATATATGTTCACGTTTGCACATAATGAGATGATAAAGAAAGAAAGCACGTACGTATCCGCACGGTTCATAAAAAACTTTTACTACTATTtgtttttctcgaacacgcaggagaaTTGCGTATCATTgtattaaagaagaagaaagggtaGGAAACCCTGATTACAACCAAACACCTTCAAATCTTAGCGTACACGCGCGTCTGTGATAACGACCTCAAAAAACAACCAAAACCTAGTCACTAGATGCTAGGGTCATCAAAAGAGAAAGCCCTCGAGCACCAGCCATACACCAAAAATGCGCCTCCTCTTCAGCAAGCAACAAAACCCCTGCAATGTTTGGGGCGGCACCATCAAAAACACATCGATTTTGATGCTTCCAGAGAGTCCAGGCCCCAAGAATGATAAGCGAGTTGAGGCCTTTTTTCATCTAGCCGTCAATCGCATCATTAACCCTGCTCCACCAGTCATCAAAGGATCTGTCTTCAACCGAAGGTGACAGACCATGAAGTCCAAACCGCCGCAAGAGGCTGAACCAAAATTGTCTCGCAAAAACACAATCGGTGAGTAGGTGATCAATTGTCTCATCATCCTGATCACAAAGAGGACAGCACACCGGATGCGGCAAATGTCTTTGAGCAAGACGGTCTGCAGTCCAATACCTTTTATGCATAACCAGCCAAAGAAAGAAACGACATTTGCCTGGCGCCCATGACTTCCATATCCAATCGCATGGCCGAAAAAGAACAGAGCCATGGAAAAGGTTTTCATAAGCCGATTTGGCAGAGTATTGTCCTGAAGCTGAAAACCGCCAACGATGAGAATCTTCCACACCTGGCTGCAACACAATCTCGGATAAAATGTCCCAGAGATCAAGGTACTCAACAAGAACGCCAACAGAGGTTGCGCCTTGAATGTCCTGAATCCAATTGTGATCTGTTAAAGCATCAAGAACAGTGCACCGATTAGCCCTTCTTGTAGAGACCGCAACAAACAAATGTGGTGCAAGCTTTGCAATTCGCTGCCCATGAAGCCACCTATCTTTCCAGAATAAGGTATGCGCACCATCACCGATCTCAGTCTCAACTGCCATGGAAAAGAAAGCACGAACACATTCATGCACCTGAATTGGAAAAACAGACCAAGGTCTATCGGGCTCCGTCTTCTGCAGCCATAATCATCGCATCCTGAGGGCCCAACCAAGTGTTTTAAGATCAGAGATACCTAGACCACCGAGCTCTCGAGGTCTTTGCACCTTGGCCCAGGCAATGAGACAATGGCCGCCCTTGACGTCTTTTCTTCCTTTCCAAAGAAATCCCCGCCGAATCTTGTCAATTGCCTTAATGGCCCATGGCGGGAGGTCAATGGCCATAGCTAAATAGATGAGCATGGCTGTTAGGACAAACTGAACCTGAACAACCCTTCCAGCTTTAGACATAAGATTACCTTTCCACCCAGGCAATTGATCTGCAATTCGGTCTATGATAGGCTGAAATTGTGCTTTTGTCAATTTCCGCAAGGAGAGACGAATCCCCAGGTATTTGCCAGGAAAAGCTTGCAGCTCGCAAGGGAGGTGCTCTTTGAATTACAGCAACTTCCGAATCATTTGCACATTTGTTTTGAGACCCGAGGCTTCTCCAAAGAGATGTAAGACATCAAGCAATAAATTAATATCACTAGAAGTTGGGTGGAGAAAGACGACCACATCATCTGCATACAACGACATCCGATGCTGCATTGCCTTAGAAGAGAGAGGCTGCAACATGCCGTTCTCCGAGGCACGCATTGGAGACAAGGGATCACCTTGCTGTAATCCTCGCCGGTGCAAGATAACCTCACCGGGAACCCCATTTAGCAGCACCTGTGTCGATGAAGAAGCCAAAAGCCCACAAATCATATCACACCAAATCGGTCCAAACCCCAATTTCTTCAAAACTTCAAGAAGGAAAGGCCAAGAGAttgagtcaaaagcttttgaaatatCCAACTTGAGTAGAAAACGAGGTTGCTTTTGTTGGTGCAAAAATCTCGCAGTTTGCTGCACAAGCATGAAATTATCCTGGATAAAGCGGTCCTTAATGAATGCGCTCTGATTGGGGGAGACCATTTGGTGGAGCCGGCCAGCCAACCTATTGGCCAACAACTTGGTAAAAAGTTTCGCAAAACTATGCACAAGGCTTATAGGCCGAAAGTCATTAACCTGTTTcgcctcttctttttttggtaGAAGGGTAATGAAGGCAGTGTTGAGCAACCAAAAATTCCTGAATTTTCTGTCGTGTGCACCAAACTTTCATGTGTTGGCATACCAGAGAGACTTGATAAGTACTTTCCCAGTGAGTgctttataaaatataaataagtgtTCATAGATAGTCGGGAGGCTTTATATGGTGAGCATTTACTAGATAATTATCAAGTGAATGCCCACTCAACATTTCTGAAAACTGGGCAATGATTTTTAAACCTAGTTCATATATCActattataaaaactatttttcggaACACTCAGGTTCTCTTTCCACAGGCGACTCATATTACAAACCGCCTGAGCAGTTGGTAGGGGCCTCTGTCGGTTTCAGgccgcctgtggaaacaaatTACCACAGGCAGTTGCTTATGAACCTGTGGTAATCGGACAATTTCCAGAGACAGGTCATTTCCTCATGCGGTTCTTTATATGGTCCGTCTGTAGTAATCAACCATTACTACATTATGTCGCCCGCCTGTGGTAATGGTTATTTCCAGAGGCAGCTAATTATGTGGACCGCATGTAGTAATCATTTCCAGAGgcggcggttcacataaggaacctcCTATGGTAATTGGATGATTACTGCAGGTGGGCCACATAATTAGCTGCCTGTTAAAACTTATTTTcagaggtggttccttatgtgaccCGTCTCTGGTAATCTCTCTATAAAACAATACCTATCCGCGAGCTCCATTCAGACTGAGCTAGCTCTGTCCGAACAGAGCAACTCAACGACGGCCGGGAGATTTgaaaatagggggggggggaggttttgATTTTGAATTCTTTGGAAGAGCTGGCTATCTAGGTAAGAGTATCCCATCCCTAGTTAGCATCTTTTTgatgtttagatttagatttaaggcttaattagggtttggATATAACCTAGAGATGcacatggttctagccatttagatcctcgaATTAGCTAATTTTTTTGGCcaatgttgattcaattgtgtagattcacatgattctagcattatatttaacaaatatagcttcaatttgatgttttttagcctcCAGGAGGTTTTATCAAGAATGAGGATTTTTTGgata
This region includes:
- the LOC133909573 gene encoding probable glycerol-3-phosphate dehydrogenase [NAD(+)] 1, cytosolic codes for the protein MVGSVHINGSVHGANGTEERLDELRRLLGKSDGDLLKIVSIGAGAWGSVFAALLQDAYGHFREKVQIRIWRRPGRTVDRSTAEHLFEVINSREDVLRRLIRRCAYLKYVEARLGDRTLYADEILKDGFCLNMIETPLCPLKVVTNLQEAVWDADIVVNGLPSTEAREVFEEISKYWMERISVPVIISLAKGIEASLDPIPRIITPTQMISSATGVPTENILYLGGPNIASEIYNKEYANARICGSNRWRKPLAKFLRQPHFIVWDNSDLVTHEVMGGLKNVYAIGAGMVAALTNESATSKSVYFAHCTSEMIFITHLLTEQPEKLAGPLLADTYVTLLKGRNAWYGQMLAKGELSPDMGDSIKGKGMIQGISAVGAFFELLSQPSLSVQHPEENKQVAPAELCPILKRLYRILIKRELPVRDILQALRDETMNDPRERIEMAQSHAFYRPSLLGKP